In Biomphalaria glabrata chromosome 8, xgBioGlab47.1, whole genome shotgun sequence, the genomic window tcactctgtctgtctggtagaatattcgtaaatgttatttcttccacaccatatctcggatcaggttgaaaTGTTGCACActtaattatattatttcttgtaggcctacttgacaaaacaagaatcaatttaaaaagcttaaccaattagttaattaactattggtaattaattattttgtttggtgtcgaacaagggaaagaaatcatacttgataGATGTGGTGGTAGcctataagttgaattagtccacaTTGCGGAGGCTTGAGCCCCGAGTTTGAATTCAAGCCTTACAACTTTTTTGACGCCTTTAAAAAGCGATCGTGGTAATACCTACACAGATATCCTTTCTTTCACACCTCCCCTTTTCCCaattggtccagacaagtgataggatcgtagcacattgaaaaagctaaaagcatgaaatagcgctaaacaaaaacagttcgtaaaaatatttcttatcgcacagatttattgttgttttgtctaaatctattacaaatttaattacatgacagatccaaactgattgatacaataagtattttattgttgctatataattaaaaacaaactgacGAGGACACTAGCTACCTCGTGATACAAAAGTTGTGATTAAGCACAATAATTCATTttctgtgaaaaaaaatggttgtggATGATTGAAGTAGGCCCTACTAATCCAATGACAATTTTAATAAAGCCTGCAAAAATAGGTAGTGGTAAATATATATCCGTATAAAAAAATCTGTATATATCACATTTAGCAAATATATAGATCTGCATATAAATCTACTGTGTTCACTAATTCATTAAAGTTAACACACGTGTATATGCTGGGGTAGACTGGCCATATTGGCATTCGGGGGTGCGTCAGTATATCTGCTGCCAAATGTCGCAGTAAAGGCAGTATATAAGGCTTGTAACATAGAAACTTATTCTTATAACAACTCACTCTGGTCAAAATTAGGAACATGTTACTTCTAATTCccatttttggatcaagttgagactttgcacaattattcattgttcctaacaaaacccGATTTGAATCAAtgttaaaattaaccaatatgttaattttaatatcgaaaaggggaaataattcttACAGAGAtttatggctgtaaatgtggagttttttctctttataaaaTTGGCCCAATGATCATCATGATTGGCCTTACCCTATATATAGCTTATATATATCAGGCTTTCATCCCTTATACACAATAAGGGATTCAAAACAACATAGGACTATGCTTATATTTCTAGACAAATAGAATACTTGTGAACATATTCCGATGAGTCTAAAAAGGAACTTTCCCAATTTTACGTCGTACTAATTGATATATCCATGGCAGCGATTTCCTCCTTTGgtgttgtttttacaaagcttatatcaacttactcggTCTGTCTGTgagtctgtctggtcaaaagtttgtacacttaaTTTCTCCGATAGGGCctacccaatctcggatcaagcaattatttcttttacatgacaacacaagaattaataatacaaaaacaaacaattagttaacTTACTATTGGTAGGCCTACCGGTACTAAATTACTtcgtttggtatctcaaacaaggaaaataaatggTTTTTAACTAAATTGGTTTTGGCTGCTGAACTCCAAGCTGTGGAACTGTATTCTAtaaatattctatttttttttttaataagtgatAAATTTTGGATGCCATTactctttgttgttgttttttaatttgctttttctatttgttttttccaAGTTAGTCTCGTGTCATGTGTGACTCCAAGATATGTAGAACtgtcatttttgtgtgtgttaatttTATGGTCTCTTGTTTTGTTGATAGTGAGAAGACGGTATATGTTGTCATTTTGGTATTGATGGTCATGCCTCAGTCTTTGGACCACTCACTGAGATAATCAAAAGCTTCTTATAGCCGAAATGTTCctatacatattgttataaccttgccatgcacaccaccatccaagatagtgcagaaagaatcAGTGACTAGacaggaaggatgttgacattagaaagaGAGAACGATCTCCGCCCAAGTGAGAGCTGATGTAACGAAGCTGTGCTCAAGACATGTTATTCTACATGTATTTGtcatgtcctgtaaataaacgtctcGTTGAGTTtacctcccttcagttattacaatatttttctgTGCTACGCGTGGCTATCTGCATAGGCCTCCATGCTGCTTTCAACTtttcttgctagttttttgatAAATACATTTGCTGCTTCTTGACGTTTCCATGGTTGGTTGttagtttttataattatgGGAGTTGATCTGTTTTCTTCTTGGTTTAGGCATTTCgcaatggcttctttttattgtgGCTAATACGTCTTTTCATATTTTGTACTAATCCTCAGATAATGGCTTCAGCGTTGCCCTTCCGACTAGTAGTTAtcgatgtttttaaaattttctattaaaggttaattatgtacacacacgcacacacacagacatataaatgtatatatatatatatatatatatatatatatatatatatatatatatatatatatatatatatatatatatatatatatatataggcctatatatatatattggcggGAAGGGGGGcgaaaaatcctggctacgcccatgttttgTATACATTTAAGATTAAGTACCTTGTCTGTGGGCAGATGCAGTTGAAGATATTTAGGTTTCACTTAAGGACCCCGTTTGGGCTTTTATTAATTCTCCCCAAAAGAGCCAGTTACAACCCCGTTTGGCCCATCGTTCACCCTCCGAATGGGTCCCATGTTGTTTGATCTGGTCTAGTTGGGGCTATTACCGAGCCCTAAATCTTTGCTATCAGGGCAGATTTGTgcccattatttctgattctgcTGAGTAGGGCAAAGTTATATCTATTATAAGGGTAAGAACTCCTTAGGGTCTGTTTTCTTAATCTTGTCTTATACAGGTGTAGCATCTAATGGAAAAACGAAGGTTGCAATTCAGGTGGGTTTCTGGGATGCATGCTACATCTATTTCATTTTCacgaagaaatatttttaaagattcttttttctttagatGCAATCCAttgaaggatttttttttttttttggtcttggagTTTGTTCAGTAATTTTTACTTTCTGATCTCTGATCTGGGCTCCAAAAGCAGGACGCCCCACATTTGAACTCCCACATAGATGAGGTTCTGTGTGAATGTGTTAAGGGCCAGgaggcttttctttctgggtgtgctccctgAGCCTTTGACCAACCAgaatcatctgcaaggcagctgTTGTTTAATTTTGGAGTTGTCTCTCATAGATGAATTACTATCCCTAGTTTACAATCTTCAATATCTTCCCGGGTTTAAGAGTTATAGCGTCCTAgctatactcgctttttgcaatcatttccctgaattttgtttttagatgttTTGAGTGAATATCCTAACCACTAGAAAGTcccacctcatcctccatgacagCAAGCCATAGCTGGTCCACGGCCTTTTATTTGATATTCACAGCTAAATCTTATTTCCAATTATTTATTTCCCTATCCACCATCTGGGGACGCCCTTGGTAGAAGATGGTAGTTCCCACCaagcaaaattaattaccactattgaattcactaattggttaattttatgttaatgattcatgttttattaggaaCAATGCACAATTGGCAAAGTTTCTAGTATGGCCTCAAATAAAGAAGTGGAAGCAATAACGGCTtcatgtaccagacagacagagagttgagacaagttttgtaaaaataaatatgtagatTGTAATAATTCCCACGAAATTCTATTcactttttaaacaatatttttaagcATCTCATGTATGTGACTGCCTTTGAGTGAGAACAGTCCCAATATGCACCTGTTTCTGACTTGTTGGGCTGAAGGTCAGAAAATTAACACGTTTTGTTATTGTCTTTACGGTAAGCCTACCTACTACCTGTTATTTCCGCTAGGCAGCTATATCCCGAGCGAGCTAACACTCTAACACCTTTCAATGTGGTGGATAACATGATTTCCAGAAAACATCATACTGTTAGTggttatatctatttatatctgcGATCGTAACCTTCAACGATTATCTCAGATACTTCGAAGTAACGTAAGAGCGCGGGTCATGGGAAAAATCCTTACACGTCATTCCACGTGACCTGTTGACATATTTAGAaggggggcgtggtggctgattgGTAGTGAAACGAGAAATCCCGGGATCGAGTCTTGGTGacgactaggatttttaatttcgggcgGCTTATTATGCCAAAGCCTATTCAGAAAAAGGCAATGTTAAAATAGCATGTTTCCAAATACCAGAATTTCAAGTGATATGACACTGAACTTTATAATCAACTGTGTGAGCTATACCAGAATAAACAAATTCTgttataaaaagttaaaatgaggagtttttttttttcttaaattcttGCTGTCAGGTGAATCAAATCGACTTAAATATCCACCCAGAAGGACTATTGGAAGAAAATGTTAGTCTTAGAGTTCCACATGCAATCTTTGTGTGAATGTATAGCTAATATgtttgcgagtcttggacgctgactgcagagctagagaggaggatcctagcaatggaattgagatgctacagaaggatcctaggcatcactttcaaagaccgcgtcacaaaccaagagattagagacagggttactgcagcgatcggaccccatgatgacctgctactATTTTaaagaaacgcaagcttaaaatatttGGCCATATTGCAAGATCCACGGGGCTcttaaagaccttccttcagggaacagtaccaggaaaaagaagaggcagacatagaaagcgatgggtggacaacataaaagaatggacgggcctaccattgatagaggttttaaacaaggcaaaagacatggatgaatggagaaagacggtcaaaaattcttgcttggtgccccaatggtccaacagactaagggataggtaaaggtaaaatagCTAATATGATattacttaggtcctcccgcgccgttcggcgcattgggcggcaagctgtctccataaagatctgtcattggcaatgactgaagcctcctcccacctgatgttcactgttctgaggtcctccataaaGATGAGGCGCCAAGTAATGCGacgacgtccctgtttgcgctttccttgtatttgcctccatgtcatcgcaactcttggtatgcatagtttattttgtcgtagaacatgtcccgcaaacctcatgcgacgctctgtcacaacctcactaagtgttcaactcccagttcagcatatgattttcttgtttgagacctgatctgtgtaactgactcccaaaatccgtctcagccatttttgctGAGCCACATTttgtcttttctcaattttgacagatgacttccatgtctcacatgcatatgttgcagttggaaggacgattgtgttgagaaggtgtatttttggctcgagtccaatggcttgtcttgtccaaataggctgcagcctttggaaaatgctccctgcctttcttattcggcacgctacatcatggtagaaatccccatcatttgttatgatgctgtcAAGGTAAGTGAACTTGTCCATCTCTttaagctttgactcgccaagtctgacgggagCAACCTTTGCCTTAAATCCCACTcgcaaaattttagtcttatccaagtttatgcggaggccaattttgggtgcctctctatctagtctctccgtcatttcttgtatgcatttatttgtagccccgaaaAAATTGCAACGTCATCAGCAAACTCCAAGTCTGTCATTCGGTTTTGTTCACGCCACGGAATACCAAAcacagtctggttcattgctctcctcattatgtcgtcgatggctaggaggaaaaggaagggagataagatgcacccctgtctcgatgctaaaaaaACTCAATTGTTCCTTCTTCtattttaatgcagcaactagactgactatataggtgtcgtaggatctggacaaatttttctgggatgccgTATTCTCTATTTttcatagtgattctcggtggacactatcaaacgctttcttaaagtctacgaaactgatcgttagccgttggtggtactcaagactttgttctatgatatttcgtagaacgaaGATCTGCTCTGTTCATGATCTGCCTCATCGgaagcctgcttgttcttctcaaAGTCTCTCATCTACAGACAGTGCTGAAAACCTTGCCCGGGACAGAGAGTgtagtaatgcccctccagttgttgcagtcagCCAAGTTGCCatttttttggaagctttacaatgactcctttttgccagtcctctgggacttttgaagttcgccaacagagatttaagagatcagtcattcgaagtttgccgtttctgtagcaattgtggttttacagggtggggtcgttagccccacgccaaaccctcctcctttctcacccgggcttggAACCGGCAGATGGCGGAGTTTATGATATGGCTACTTAATATTGTTGTTTACTAATGTATGTTGATATTGTTGATTACTGACAAGTTACATCAAATGTAACGGTATTACAatcaaagttttaaaagtttagTATTTTTTTCGTGCCTCCACTGTAAGGCTTTATGCACCGTCCCGAGTATTTGATTTCCCCAGTACGTACCATATCTGGTGGGCATTTCCCTACCCGCCACCTGGGGAGAAGCTCGATGAGACAACCACaactccacaaaaaaaaaaaaaaaagaaactctaaACCTGATAAAAGATAGAGAGCAATGAAGTGAGATTGTCGAATCATCATTTATGGCGCCACAACGGTGCAACAAAGGAAAGGACAGGTAAAGatgaatagagaaaaaaaaatgtgaccatACCAGGAATCACAATCGACCATGAAATATGTGACCACCTTTTGTTCCCAGAATATGTTCTCTTACTACAGATTCAAATATTCATGAGCACATACCCATAGCATTTTccctgttccccccccccctttttaccgtttctctcttttttttttcaaagtaggCTATTATAatctggtacaaactttgtcacatgtaaattatgagtgagtctggtgtgaatgtacactttggtttcttatagttataatgttttttgtttggtaatgcacaaattgtaagacaaatttccttacggataataaagattattattattattattattattagcttgAATCTGTAAATTATAATTTAGTGGCAGCTGTTTGATTGTCGTCGTTTTCTTTTTACGACTATGACTATGTTTCTTAATAACTCTCCTTCAGTTTTTCTTGTAATTATACTTGGTTCACATtttaacaaagatttactgctgcaggggtgaaAGATTGTATAgcatagaaaatattttacggGTTGAAAAGCACTACTGCGCTGAGAAGTGATTCGGAAATGCTTCAGTTTTGATATGCGCTACCTGGAAGCGAGAAAATCGATTTGCCACTTAAACATCTACGTCATAGTTGTGGATTTTCGTGGAGTTAAAATTAAACTTAGTTCTTGCGGTTCTGGGAATAATCCTACAGATTTAAAGTGGGTCTATATAGacttaggcctatattaaaGAGATAGTATAGTTTCAGGTATAAATAGCTCATAGTTTGGCTGATCTTTGGTTTTAGAAGTTTTGTTTCTGTTCTAAGTAGACCTACTCGACCACAATATTTGAATCGTCAACTGTCAGGTTTAGGCTACATATAGGCCCTATCAACATTTCATTAAAGTCtagtttcaataaaaaaaaattaaattaaaaaatcttacAATTAGGTAAGTAGAccatttaaaaattagtttttaaaataaagattaaaataaGGTTACACTGAAACGTCTTccattttaatactaaataattTCCAAAATAAGCgctaccttttaaaaaaaaaacaccctaaccaaaagcttttattaactcacttcgtcggtctgtctgtctggaagtaattttacatgttttttatCCCATTCTcatatcaatttgaaatttcgcacgattattcatagtcgaagaTAATAaacggataaaaaaaaaacaattagtgttaattaacaattttgttttatatatagaaaaatgtAGATAGacattgcagtattgagagatatattGGTGATGTTgcggttcttccccttagataatctttattgatatttaaaaaacattttttgcttgtttaatgCTTTGTGATTACGTGTTTTATTTCATACTGCACAGGAGGAAAGAAATGGCATACAATTCATCTCCTAGAGGTACTGTTGATTTTCTGCGTTACGCACTTCAACATGACCGAGAGAGCCCTGCATACTGGAGTACAAATGGCAAATTCCAGCCTTTTCTGGTTGACGTCAGGGATTTTCGAACAAACGAGGCCATTAAGTCCCTGGTGCAAGAAACATGGGACAGAAGGCTGGTGGGTGAAGGTCGAGATGCAAGAGGTTTAGAACACAATCAGATTGTCGTTCTGGGTGTTGAGAGAATTGAGAACGCCACACTTTTCGCTGCATACCGTAAAGCCAGGCGGGACATGCTTCGGAGGCAGATAGCGAGAGGGTGTATCTGTCCTGACATTGCCACGCTGTCccgaagagagagacagaatgtACTCACAACTCGACTTCTCCCTGGCTTCATGAAGGAAGACTTATACCATGAGATTAATGAACATTACGTTTTCCACGGAACCACCGTAGATAGAATTGGCGGACTTGTCACTGGAGGTTTCAATGTCAGGCAATCAAGTGACGACAACTTATTTGGCCGTGGAATCTACACCGCTGAAAAGGCAATTAAAGCAGATCAATACGCAGGTCTATCTAAAATTCATTAAAACTATCATAAATCATTATCACGTTTATCCCAAACAATTCGTTTTGTGAAGTGTGAAGTAATGACAataaagaatactttttatttttgttagaaGAGATGTTAGATGTTAGAGATGCAAAAAAAGATTGATAAACATATCTCTTTTATTAAAAGTCTTCACAACAATATCAACTTAAATACCAGGTTAAtagttaaattattttaacaaactTGTTCGATGCAGACctaatattgttatttttttattattattatttctaaagttAATAATTTATGTCTTTTCAGATCCAACTCAGAACAGAAGTCCTCCGGGAAACAGACTGAAACTGATTCTGTGCAGAATGCTACTTGGAAATCCTCTAGTACTTCAGGGTAAGAGAACATTGATTAAAGTCTAAGAAGTTTTGCGCGTTGCCTTGACTCTTTCCTAATTTAGGGAATGATGTCATTTCTGGCCCACATCTAAAAATAAGACTAACATTATCAGCGTTCTTATtgagggtaaaaaaaaagttgtgatattttagtttgttttttttatgactgtGATTTTGTTCAAGGTTTGAGATTAAAGAGACTGCAGTGATTAAaatctcaatttaaaaaaaacaacaactttattattagtacaaatactccttcttccctagtgctattagagcatggaatgggttgcctgagctagccaggaaaaccagtgacttggcagaatttaagtcattggttaatatgcatgactaaatgcatgacgcgtaggacgtaatcatcttcttttttgaagtaacgtctgtattatataagataagataaacagtTAATTATAtctctaataaaataaatgcataGGCTGCTCCAAAGTTTACTTTACATACGATCTGCACACGTCCAAATGTTCATGCCAACCTGGCTGATATAATTTAATGGTCTAAGTTTtataggattaaaaaaaaagtgcttacttttcatattttttaaaatttaaatttggcaatAACCATTATCTGAAAGTTTAGGCCTATAATACGGCCTAATAAACTTAACATTTGGGATCTAACTGTAGTACCAGTTTTCTGGtattccttcagaaataaaatCAGGAGTATGAGTTCAAACGTCTTCCGGGACGGCATTAGAAAGATGGACCATCGTGACAAAAGAGCCCGGACCGCTCGCCACACGAAAGTGTAACCATCGAACTAGCTAGCCTTATCTTTTGAAGACTCAGTCGGTGTGCATGAATATCTAATAaagacataattttaaaatgtttaggaTTTTTATAAATGACAAATGtttgtataatatttataaaacatatttgttttatccaTCAGAACAGTTCAAAAACCCACTACCTGCTCAGTACGATTCCATTATCAGTGAAGGCTGGATGTTTAGAGAGTTTGTGGTTAAAGAGGACGATAGAATTTATCCGGAATACGTCATCACATACACGAGGCAGTAACATTCTGGAGCCGAAGACAGAGGAACTAATCACTTTTCTTTTCACAAGTGTATGTCTGAGCAATGTCAATAACGTTAAGACACGTACATTATCACTGAGTTATTATTTTTTGATAACACTTTTCTTCATGGCATAGCTTAGTGTGATTGGGACTGGATATAGCGTggaaaatgctttaaaaaactcACGAATTATTTTTTCAAGAGCAAAAGTAACAAAGTAACATACAGTAAAATGTGATAGCTGTTATTAAACTTTGAGACACAATTAACATATTTCATGATCATAATTTATTATAGACCTTTAGTTTCATTCATCGTACAGCATAATTAACATATCACACTGCAccaattttaagttttattttgtattgatatacattaaaagatttttttttacactacaaACCACAATAGTtacactattttaaaaataataatattaacaaatacaatttttcttctttttatatgCGATTGAAATGAATTTGAACATATCACGTGACGTGAGTTTAAAGGTTTCATGGTTGTCGTTTGCTGTGTTACCCCTCTTTCCCTTTCGAATTTCACAAacaacatataggcctatagtaaAAAACAATAAAGCTCTTAGTAATTGGCATTTTAATGCTGTGCGGATTTGATTCTTAACTTCTGTAATTCTTTTAATTCGTTGTGGAacatttctgtatcttgttatatattatgtaattatatgtgttgatatggtgcgcaaaggtgcacgcgttcaatataataaagtatcattctccgccatgacactaatggttgttgtttgtttattgctgactgtgaacctagatcataattaacatggtggcagcggtgtattaatgatcagaggtaatcattaatcagtatataaaggttgattgtttgcaataataaatagacaacaattcaaggctacgccgtgcaatggcagctagaaatttccttcctgtacccgagccgctcgaggtagaaggaaacatggccgctaattggcaaaagtttcaccggagctggcgaaactatgagttagccattaaattgtcggaagaatcagaggaggtcagagtggccacctttctaacaattatgggaacaaaagcgatggacatatatgaaggtcttgaaattgagaagggaaaagaaagaaagatggaagaaatagtgaacaaatttgaaagttttagcattggaaaaacgaatgaaacttatgagcgctatgtgttcaatacgcgtgaacagcaagaaggcgaggacattgaaaagtacataacaagtctgagaagactagcaaaaacgtgtagttttgaacgcctggaagatagcttgattagagacagagtagttcttggtattagacatgaatgcctcaaaatgaaattgctacaagatagtagtctcacattggaaggtgcagagatatttgcagagcatacgagaccgccaacaaacagttgagacaaatacaagccgaccctccaatcattgagaaagtatcaacaccttcaagaacaaacattcagaaaggtaaatgcaggTATTGTGGAATGATTCACGAatactttaaagaaaattgccctgcatggggtaaaatgtgcctagcatgcaaagggagacatcattttgctgtgatgtgcaaaaagaaaattcagcaggtgtcagatgatatgtctaacgatgaaagacagctacagtcggacacaagagatgatgtcatgatggtaaaaaatgaatgggtgatgtctttggagaaccacaaaacgaaaaggatgacagcagttatgacagtaaatggtcaccgtgtaaggtttcaaatggatagtggagctgatgtaaataccatccaggaaaaatacgtaaataagaatcagatagaaaaggcaacgcaaagattactaatatggaataagactgaaatgagacccatagggaaagccactctaacgacgagaaatgagaaaactaacgaaacatttgaggtggaatatatagttgtaccaaataatctagca contains:
- the LOC106066446 gene encoding uncharacterized protein LOC106066446, giving the protein MAYNSSPRGTVDFLRYALQHDRESPAYWSTNGKFQPFLVDVRDFRTNEAIKSLVQETWDRRLVGEGRDARGLEHNQIVVLGVERIENATLFAAYRKARRDMLRRQIARGCICPDIATLSRRERQNVLTTRLLPGFMKEDLYHEINEHYVFHGTTVDRIGGLVTGGFNVRQSSDDNLFGRGIYTAEKAIKADQYADPTQNRSPPGNRLKLILCRMLLGNPLVLQEQFKNPLPAQYDSIISEGWMFREFVVKEDDRIYPEYVITYTRQ